A genomic window from Polaribacter gangjinensis includes:
- the leuB gene encoding 3-isopropylmalate dehydrogenase, which translates to MKITIAVIPGDGIGPEVINQAKKALDAIADTYNHVFLYKEAQMGACAIENTGNPLPDKTLEICRKADAILVGAIGDTTFDNNSTAKITPVQGLLRLRKELGLFCNIRPIKTYEGLIHNSPLKREFISGTDILMYRELTGGAYFGIKELSDDGQNAFDGCAYSVEEIARVTHLAFKSAQKRRKKLTLVDKANVLETSRLWRKTVTEIAKEYADVSLEYLFVDNAAIQLIVNPKQFDVILTENLFGDIIADEASVIAGSVGLLASASIGKKNGLFKPIHGHLSQFKGKDYANPLASILSAALLLQHVGLHEEAFAIERAVEKSILLGITTEDIKGKNNYVASTSKVGDFIADYIANQEDSNLNFQNIHMGQSTII; encoded by the coding sequence ATGAAAATTACAATTGCAGTGATTCCTGGAGATGGAATTGGTCCTGAAGTTATCAATCAAGCGAAAAAAGCATTAGATGCCATTGCAGATACATACAATCATGTTTTTCTTTACAAAGAAGCTCAAATGGGTGCTTGTGCCATTGAAAATACAGGCAATCCATTACCAGACAAAACCCTTGAAATTTGTAGAAAAGCAGATGCTATTTTAGTTGGTGCCATTGGCGATACAACTTTTGATAACAATTCAACTGCAAAAATTACACCTGTGCAAGGATTGCTGCGTTTACGAAAAGAATTGGGTTTGTTTTGTAACATTCGCCCTATAAAAACCTATGAAGGGTTGATTCATAATTCTCCTTTAAAAAGAGAATTTATTTCAGGAACTGACATTTTAATGTACAGAGAGTTGACTGGAGGTGCTTATTTTGGAATCAAAGAATTGAGTGATGACGGTCAAAATGCATTTGATGGATGTGCTTATTCTGTAGAAGAAATCGCAAGAGTTACCCATTTAGCGTTTAAATCTGCCCAAAAAAGAAGAAAAAAACTAACATTAGTTGATAAGGCAAATGTCTTAGAAACATCTCGTTTATGGAGAAAAACAGTCACAGAAATTGCTAAAGAATATGCTGATGTTTCGTTAGAATATTTGTTTGTAGACAATGCAGCAATTCAATTAATTGTAAATCCAAAACAGTTTGATGTAATTTTGACCGAAAATTTATTTGGTGACATCATTGCTGATGAAGCAAGTGTTATTGCAGGCTCAGTAGGATTGTTAGCCTCAGCATCTATTGGCAAAAAAAATGGATTGTTCAAACCCATTCACGGTCATCTTTCTCAATTCAAAGGAAAAGATTACGCAAATCCTTTAGCATCAATATTGTCAGCTGCATTGCTTTTACAACATGTTGGTTTGCACGAAGAAGCTTTTGCTATTGAAAGAGCTGTTGAAAAATCAATTCTTTTAGGCATTACTACAGAAGATATTAAAGGAAAAAATAATTATGTCGCAAGTACTTCAAAAGTAGGTGATTTTATTGCAGATTATATTGCCAATCAAGAAGATAGTAATTTGAATTTCCAAAATATTCACATGGGACAAAGTACCATTATTTAA
- a CDS encoding 2-isopropylmalate synthase yields the protein MQDNKVQIFDTTLRDGEQVPGCKLDTKQKLIIAERLDLLGVNIIEAGFPVSSPGDFLSVSEIAKIVKNATVCGLTRAVENDIKVAAEALKYAKFPRIHTGIGTSDSHIKFKFNSTREEVIERAIKAVSFAKSFVEDVEFYAEDAGRTDNEFLAKVCEEVIKAGATVLNIPDTTGYCLPEEYGAKMKYLRENVKGIENVILSCHCHNDLGMATANSIAGVINGARQIECTINGIGERAGNTALEEVVMILKQHPYLNLETSINTKLLYDTSILVRESMGMPVQPNKAIVGANAFAHSSGIHQDGVIKNRETYEIMNPEDVGVTESAIVLTARSGRAALAYRAKKIGYELTKVQLDVAYDAFLAIADTQKEVKDQDIYGIMKEVNKVSKIEMV from the coding sequence ATGCAAGATAATAAAGTACAAATTTTTGATACAACGCTTAGAGATGGAGAACAGGTTCCAGGATGTAAACTAGACACAAAACAAAAATTAATCATTGCTGAAAGATTGGATTTACTGGGCGTAAACATAATTGAAGCAGGTTTTCCTGTGTCAAGTCCAGGTGATTTTTTATCCGTTTCAGAAATTGCAAAAATTGTAAAAAATGCTACTGTTTGTGGTTTGACAAGAGCTGTAGAAAATGATATTAAAGTAGCTGCAGAGGCATTGAAATATGCAAAGTTTCCAAGAATTCATACAGGAATTGGAACGAGTGATTCTCATATCAAATTTAAGTTTAATTCAACCAGAGAAGAAGTTATTGAAAGAGCTATTAAAGCAGTTTCATTTGCAAAATCGTTTGTTGAAGATGTAGAATTTTATGCTGAAGATGCAGGAAGAACAGACAATGAATTCTTAGCAAAAGTGTGTGAAGAAGTCATTAAAGCTGGTGCAACTGTATTGAATATTCCTGATACAACAGGCTATTGTTTGCCAGAAGAATATGGTGCAAAAATGAAATATTTGCGAGAAAATGTCAAAGGAATTGAAAATGTAATTCTTTCTTGTCATTGTCATAATGATTTAGGAATGGCAACTGCCAATTCAATAGCAGGTGTTATCAATGGTGCTCGTCAAATAGAATGTACCATCAATGGAATCGGAGAACGTGCAGGAAACACAGCTTTAGAAGAAGTGGTGATGATTTTAAAACAACATCCATATTTGAATTTAGAAACAAGTATCAATACAAAATTGTTATACGATACTAGTATTTTGGTGCGTGAAAGTATGGGAATGCCAGTACAACCAAACAAAGCTATTGTGGGTGCAAATGCATTTGCTCATAGTTCAGGAATTCATCAAGATGGAGTTATTAAAAATAGAGAAACCTATGAAATTATGAATCCAGAGGATGTTGGAGTTACAGAAAGTGCGATTGTATTAACAGCCAGAAGTGGAAGAGCAGCATTGGCTTATAGAGCAAAAAAAATCGGATATGAATTAACCAAAGTTCAATTAGATGTTGCTTATGATGCTTTTTTGGCAATAGCAGATACTCAAAAAGAAGTAAAAGACCAAGATATTTATGGAATCATGAAAGAAGTAAATAAAGTTTCAAAAATTGAAATGGTATAA